A genomic window from Gemmatimonadota bacterium includes:
- a CDS encoding 6-bladed beta-propeller, translating into MHRRGRVLIPAAAAVLLVACGAGAARDLDRAVLLDGRRELSSAVPAEPLPWTDLRSDFSGRDTLLLIPNSLCFLDRSLLVSDGATERIDWFDESGGHVRSVGRDGEGPGEFRRLETVRCRDDGTGFMAVDAEQWTVQFFDGQGRYEQVLEAPPIPQGIPFMGEFALARDGRWVDSWFSADLGPYLKDPAAWDGVRLVRVWGPDGATIGGVGEPTPYEDVVLRRVFNHVSADFVGDTLWVLTQADATIRGYDASGRPVGEPITLPVYHRGVDPVVMVGRPVAFGYRQNRAVYQPNVTGLAALSGGRFAVLRFREWREVQRGTGDGGYKDFWPRSFVDVVDRRGRVEASYELPGRAVTLASDKGDRVAVITEELETAVRTVLVSALPGVDPRASRTPVLLAAGPPDPAPRGRGEASDAGPFRLASAGGGALQQ; encoded by the coding sequence ATGCACCGCCGCGGTCGAGTCCTGATCCCGGCGGCGGCTGCCGTCCTTCTGGTCGCGTGTGGCGCAGGCGCCGCGCGCGATCTCGATCGTGCCGTGCTGCTGGACGGTCGCCGCGAGCTGTCCAGCGCCGTTCCCGCCGAGCCGCTTCCGTGGACCGACCTGCGCTCGGACTTCTCGGGCCGCGACACGCTCCTGCTCATCCCGAACTCGCTCTGTTTCCTCGATCGCAGCCTGCTCGTCAGTGACGGCGCCACGGAGCGCATCGACTGGTTCGACGAGAGCGGCGGCCACGTCCGCTCGGTGGGGCGCGACGGCGAGGGGCCCGGCGAGTTCCGCCGGCTGGAGACCGTCCGCTGCCGCGACGACGGCACCGGTTTCATGGCCGTGGATGCGGAGCAGTGGACCGTCCAGTTCTTCGATGGACAGGGACGGTACGAGCAGGTGCTGGAGGCGCCTCCGATCCCCCAGGGGATCCCGTTCATGGGTGAGTTCGCCCTGGCGCGCGACGGACGCTGGGTCGATTCCTGGTTCAGCGCGGACCTCGGGCCCTACCTGAAGGATCCGGCCGCCTGGGACGGTGTCCGGCTCGTGCGTGTATGGGGGCCCGACGGCGCGACCATCGGAGGTGTGGGCGAGCCCACGCCCTACGAGGACGTGGTGCTCCGGCGTGTCTTCAACCACGTGAGCGCGGACTTCGTCGGCGATACGCTGTGGGTCCTGACCCAGGCGGACGCGACCATCCGCGGGTACGACGCGTCCGGCCGTCCGGTGGGCGAGCCGATCACGCTCCCGGTCTACCACCGTGGGGTGGACCCCGTCGTGATGGTGGGCAGGCCGGTCGCATTCGGCTACCGGCAGAATCGCGCGGTCTACCAGCCCAACGTGACGGGATTGGCCGCGCTCTCGGGTGGTCGGTTCGCCGTGCTGCGCTTCCGCGAGTGGCGCGAGGTCCAGCGCGGGACGGGGGACGGCGGCTACAAGGACTTCTGGCCCCGCTCGTTCGTCGACGTGGTGGACCGGCGGGGTCGGGTGGAGGCGAGCTACGAGCTTCCGGGCCGTGCCGTCACCCTCGCGTCGGACAAGGGCGACCGCGTGGCGGTGATCACGGAGGAGCTCGAGACCGCGGTCCGAACCGTCCTCGTCTCGGCGCTACCCGGCGTCGATCCACGCGCGTCGCGGACCCCGGTCCTGCTCGCGGCCGGTCCCCCGGATCCCGCGCCCCGCGGTCGTGGCGAGGCATCCGACGCCGGCCCGTTCCGCCTCGCCTCTGCCGGCGGAGGTGCGTTGCAGCAGTGA
- a CDS encoding efflux RND transporter permease subunit, whose protein sequence is MIRLSIRRPVAVAMAYASVALLGVAAWRNIPIELLPDTRLPRLSVTGEWRGASPETVEAFLTSPMEAAVQQIQGVEKVTSVSSEGQTELDIEFNRDVDMDFTRMELAERMATLREELPPGVGNVTVQPYVPEQFSNQDSRFLAYTFSGPHTLGALRRYLEEDVAPLISQVEGVGFVRVEGGQERVLELELDPQRMHALDLAPDEVRRRIGDLDLVREAGTHRDGERQWTVTIRNRPGSVDDFRSAVLLADGGRLVRVEDVARVRDTYEEPLFHFRIDAQPAVRFEVVKEIGANSVRVADRVKDVVARVENAGPVGTSYDLEYDESEDIRRQLTDLRTRALLSALVILVVLLVFLRSVRSTVVIFATIAFSVLIALNLVYFGGYALNLLTLMGLAMGFGLIVDNSIVVLENVYRAWQSGRTPAEAAEQGTRDVILPILASTATTLIVFLPFVYLQGELRVFYVPLAIVVALTLVGSLLVSFTFIPALSARVLPERRTDGDGRWGGERGPRPLYVRFYATLLAFITAHPVWMIVLTAGVFAGSAWLFDEHVDRGVVWSRAGWGNDTYLQIIYELPRGSDLARMDELVQYFEERIKRMPEVEEFSTQVTPRFARTSVYFPDELEQTAVPVVIKEQLTSFGLGFSGAEVRVYGFGPSFYGGGGSPPNYAIQVLGYNYEQVRDIAEDLGRRLRRQPRVQEVDTNSTGSFFNRDRAFEYVVDVDRDALARYGLTVQDFVGRLRTAIASTPSRDYVKVGGEELRYDIRIEGNRELDVRALHEVLVEAPDGTGVRVGDVVTIAPREVLSEIRREDQQYQRTVAYEFRGPTKLGDLVHEQVIAATETPPGYTVKKLDRYRWAEEERDQIYLVLLVSVGLIYMVTAALFESLRQPLCVLLTVPMALIGVFLIFFYYDITFTREAYIGVIMMGGIVVNNAILLVDKMNRLRRDEGVPLAEAVVEGTLQRVRPIFMTTATTVLGLLPLVLRSESVDSNIWNALAYALIGGLLSSTLFVLTTTPALYLLFERPRRLPASVPVPPIPATLQPAE, encoded by the coding sequence GTGATCCGGCTGAGCATCCGTCGTCCGGTCGCCGTCGCGATGGCCTACGCGTCCGTGGCCCTGCTCGGCGTCGCCGCCTGGCGCAATATCCCCATCGAGCTGCTGCCCGACACGCGCCTGCCCCGTCTATCGGTCACGGGGGAGTGGCGGGGGGCGTCGCCCGAGACGGTGGAAGCGTTCCTCACCTCGCCCATGGAGGCCGCCGTCCAGCAGATCCAGGGCGTGGAGAAGGTGACGTCGGTCTCGTCCGAGGGGCAGACGGAGCTGGACATCGAGTTCAATCGCGACGTGGACATGGACTTCACGCGGATGGAGCTGGCCGAGCGCATGGCCACGCTGCGTGAGGAGCTGCCGCCCGGCGTGGGCAACGTGACCGTGCAGCCCTACGTCCCGGAGCAGTTCTCGAACCAGGACAGCCGCTTCCTGGCCTACACCTTCTCCGGTCCCCATACCCTGGGCGCGCTGCGGCGCTACCTGGAAGAGGACGTCGCCCCGCTGATCAGCCAGGTGGAGGGCGTCGGGTTCGTCCGGGTCGAAGGCGGCCAGGAGCGCGTGCTGGAGCTGGAGCTCGACCCGCAGCGCATGCATGCCCTGGACCTGGCGCCCGACGAGGTCCGCCGCCGCATCGGGGACCTGGACCTGGTGCGGGAGGCCGGGACCCACCGGGACGGGGAGCGGCAGTGGACGGTCACCATCCGCAACCGACCGGGCTCGGTGGACGACTTCCGCTCCGCCGTCCTGCTCGCCGACGGCGGGCGCCTGGTGCGGGTCGAGGACGTGGCCCGGGTCCGGGACACCTACGAGGAGCCGCTGTTCCACTTCCGCATCGATGCCCAGCCGGCGGTGCGCTTCGAGGTCGTCAAGGAGATCGGGGCGAACTCGGTGCGCGTGGCCGACCGCGTCAAGGACGTGGTGGCGCGCGTGGAGAACGCGGGCCCGGTGGGGACGAGCTACGACCTGGAGTACGACGAGAGCGAGGACATCCGGCGCCAGCTCACCGATCTGCGGACGCGCGCCTTGCTGTCGGCGCTCGTGATCCTGGTCGTGCTGCTGGTCTTCCTGCGCTCGGTCCGGTCCACGGTCGTGATCTTCGCCACGATCGCGTTCTCGGTGCTGATCGCGTTGAATCTCGTGTACTTCGGCGGGTACGCCCTCAACCTGCTGACCCTGATGGGACTGGCGATGGGTTTCGGCCTGATCGTCGACAACTCCATCGTGGTGCTCGAGAACGTCTATCGGGCGTGGCAGTCCGGGCGGACGCCGGCCGAGGCGGCGGAGCAGGGGACCCGGGACGTCATCCTGCCCATCCTGGCCTCCACGGCGACCACGCTGATCGTCTTCCTGCCCTTCGTCTACCTGCAGGGCGAGCTGCGCGTGTTCTACGTGCCTTTGGCCATCGTCGTCGCGCTGACGCTCGTGGGCTCGCTCCTGGTCTCGTTCACGTTCATCCCCGCGCTGTCGGCGCGGGTGTTGCCGGAGCGGCGGACGGACGGGGATGGGCGCTGGGGCGGGGAGCGTGGGCCTCGACCCCTGTACGTGCGCTTCTACGCGACCCTGCTCGCCTTCATCACGGCTCATCCCGTGTGGATGATCGTGCTCACGGCGGGCGTCTTCGCGGGCTCGGCCTGGCTCTTCGACGAACACGTGGACCGCGGGGTCGTGTGGAGCCGGGCCGGCTGGGGGAACGACACGTACCTGCAGATCATCTACGAGCTGCCCCGGGGCTCGGATCTCGCGCGCATGGACGAGCTCGTCCAGTACTTCGAGGAGCGCATCAAGCGCATGCCCGAGGTGGAGGAGTTCAGCACCCAGGTGACCCCGCGTTTCGCGCGCACATCCGTCTACTTCCCGGACGAGCTGGAGCAGACGGCGGTGCCCGTCGTCATCAAGGAGCAGCTCACGAGCTTCGGTCTGGGCTTCTCGGGGGCCGAGGTGCGCGTCTACGGGTTCGGGCCCTCCTTCTACGGAGGGGGAGGCAGCCCGCCGAACTACGCCATCCAGGTGCTCGGCTACAACTACGAGCAGGTGCGCGACATCGCCGAGGACCTGGGGCGCCGCTTGCGGCGGCAGCCGCGGGTGCAGGAGGTCGACACCAACTCCACCGGGTCCTTCTTCAACCGGGACCGGGCCTTCGAGTATGTGGTGGACGTGGACCGCGACGCCCTGGCGCGCTACGGATTGACGGTCCAGGACTTCGTGGGCCGGCTGCGCACGGCCATCGCCTCGACGCCCAGCCGGGACTACGTGAAGGTGGGCGGCGAGGAGCTGCGCTACGACATCCGCATCGAGGGCAACCGCGAGCTGGACGTGCGCGCGCTGCACGAAGTGCTGGTGGAAGCGCCCGACGGGACGGGCGTGCGCGTGGGCGACGTGGTGACCATCGCGCCCCGGGAGGTGCTCTCGGAGATCCGCCGCGAGGACCAGCAGTACCAGCGCACCGTGGCCTACGAGTTCCGCGGCCCGACCAAGCTGGGGGACCTGGTGCACGAGCAGGTGATCGCCGCGACCGAGACGCCGCCCGGCTACACGGTCAAGAAGCTGGACCGCTACCGCTGGGCGGAGGAGGAGCGCGACCAGATCTACCTGGTCCTGCTCGTATCGGTGGGCTTGATCTACATGGTGACGGCCGCCCTCTTCGAGTCGCTGCGTCAGCCCCTGTGCGTGCTGCTGACCGTGCCCATGGCCCTGATCGGGGTGTTCCTGATCTTCTTCTACTACGACATCACGTTCACGCGCGAAGCCTACATCGGCGTGATCATGATGGGCGGGATCGTCGTCAACAACGCCATCCTGCTCGTGGACAAGATGAACCGCTTGCGTCGCGATGAGGGCGTCCCGCTCGCCGAGGCCGTCGTGGAAGGCACGCTGCAGCGCGTGCGCCCCATCTTCATGACCACCGCCACGACCGTGCTCGGGCTCCTGCCGCTGGTCCTGAGGTCGGAGTCGGTCGACTCCAACATCTGGAACGCGCTGGCCTACGCCCTGATCGGGGGGCTGCTGTCGTCGACGCTCTTCGTGCTGACCACCACCCCCGCCCTCTACCTCCTGTTCGAGCGTCCCCGCCGCCTCCCGGCCTCCGTCCCCGTGCCCCCCATCCCGGCCACTTTACAGCCCGCCGAGTGA
- a CDS encoding TolC family protein, producing the protein MRLRALGLLCALAAGGPPALAAQQPAPLTLEQALERARTGNPEYRAALNNLELTVPETRQAWGAFLPELSLSAGTNGGFVRQLVGTDDFGNPVANPNAQTRYNSGSRQGLSISMPLFEGGRRFHALGEARAAGEARRWTATAELVRVAAQVERDFFAAQRQQELLAIEEELLEENRRDLDATERLFALAAKSRSDVLGAQLAVRRQEVEVRSASGERAKALLSLEAAVGGAAPVGAVAPAALDLFDPAALDIDALVERAVATSPVVRGAEAGQLASNASAAAARAARWPSVSLSGGLGRGTFGPDADALFDLTPDDQSQGSLELSLRIPLFSRFQTSYQIAQAEVASRNAQETTRQRRLEVERDVRQASIDLDNAYEQVQTTAQAQEVADERLRLVREEYRLAVKSFEDLQAAVREAAEARRAAVSARYDFVLARVALETAVGAPIRPGAPEPD; encoded by the coding sequence ATGAGGCTGCGCGCGCTTGGGCTGCTGTGCGCCCTCGCCGCGGGCGGACCGCCGGCCCTCGCGGCGCAGCAGCCCGCGCCCCTCACGCTCGAGCAGGCATTGGAGCGCGCCCGGACCGGCAATCCCGAGTATCGCGCCGCGCTCAACAACCTGGAGCTGACGGTGCCGGAGACGCGACAGGCCTGGGGCGCGTTCCTGCCCGAGCTTTCACTGTCGGCAGGGACCAACGGCGGGTTCGTGCGTCAGCTCGTCGGAACGGACGACTTCGGCAACCCGGTGGCCAACCCCAACGCCCAGACGCGCTACAACTCGGGCTCCCGTCAGGGCCTCAGCATCAGCATGCCGCTGTTCGAGGGCGGACGTCGCTTCCACGCCCTGGGCGAGGCGCGCGCCGCCGGTGAGGCGCGGCGCTGGACGGCCACCGCGGAGCTCGTGCGCGTGGCCGCGCAGGTGGAGCGCGACTTCTTCGCGGCGCAGCGCCAGCAGGAACTGTTGGCGATCGAAGAGGAGCTCCTCGAGGAGAACCGCAGGGACCTCGATGCCACGGAGCGCCTCTTCGCGCTGGCCGCCAAGAGCCGCAGCGACGTCCTCGGTGCCCAGCTGGCCGTGCGTCGCCAGGAGGTGGAGGTGCGGAGCGCCTCGGGGGAGCGCGCCAAGGCCCTGCTCTCGCTGGAGGCGGCGGTGGGGGGGGCGGCGCCCGTGGGCGCCGTGGCGCCGGCGGCGCTGGACCTCTTCGACCCGGCCGCGCTGGACATCGATGCCCTGGTGGAGCGTGCGGTGGCCACCAGCCCCGTGGTGCGCGGCGCGGAAGCCGGGCAGCTGGCGTCCAACGCGAGCGCCGCCGCGGCCCGCGCGGCGCGCTGGCCGTCCGTGAGCCTGTCGGGAGGGCTCGGGCGCGGGACGTTCGGGCCCGACGCGGACGCCCTGTTCGACCTGACGCCCGACGACCAGTCGCAGGGGTCGTTGGAGCTGTCGCTCCGCATCCCCCTCTTCAGTCGCTTCCAGACGTCGTATCAGATCGCCCAGGCGGAAGTCGCGTCGCGCAACGCGCAGGAGACCACGCGCCAGCGCCGCCTGGAGGTGGAGCGTGACGTGCGGCAGGCGTCGATCGACCTGGACAACGCCTATGAACAGGTCCAGACCACCGCGCAGGCCCAGGAGGTCGCCGACGAGCGTCTGCGCCTCGTGCGCGAGGAGTACCGCCTGGCCGTGAAGTCGTTCGAGGACCTCCAGGCCGCCGTGCGTGAAGCCGCCGAGGCTCGCCGGGCCGCCGTCTCCGCCCGCTACGACTTCGTGCTGGCGCGCGTCGCGCTGGAAACGGCGGTCGGGGCACCGATCCGGCCCGGCGCGCCGGAGCCGGACTGA
- a CDS encoding efflux RND transporter permease subunit, giving the protein MSLPRGSTRRPVAVAMLYLSVVLLGLISYFRLPIDLLPDVSYPRLVVYTSYPDVAPAEVERLVTERIEGQAAAVPGVERVTSVSREGVSLVTLRFAWGTDMDFATLDLRERLDNVRDQLPESAARSRPRILRVDPESEPILALSVTGGADLWQTKELTETVVRRRLEQLDGVAEASVTGGLDREIQVEVDPELLDVYNVTLEQIASALAAANYSAPGGTILRGRYRYPLRTLGEFQTVAEIGDVVVARQPIFADAAREEQAGARLVRLADVARVIDGYSDRESLARYGGSEAVGLLVFKESGANTVSVARDVETVLTQLRSEYPTLRLDVASTQAAFISDSISNVVQALVLGGLLAFLVLFFFLRDPRYPVGVALAIPISVIGTFALMEGFDVSLNIMSLGGLALGVGMLVDNSIVVLENVFRHRELGAAPEEAAALGAEEVQGAITASTLTTIAVFGPIIYVEGVAGQLFRDLSLTVAFSLLMSLLVALTLLPAVAARFAAGPREAPAPRPRPRWREVRAAAPVGVRGVPLRAVLAARWVGALLIWGLLDRLLPFVLALLVFWAGLVARLLRPLTTRAFAGFDRGYAVFESGYHRILESALDRKAVVVGSAVAGLAVAALVGALLDRDVLPDVDQGSFTVHLALEQGTSLETTTEVASQLEQALLDDPDVETVFTRVGRDVRAYAESDEDRGLHTATLDVRLRPGAHTAVVAERARHPDLPLPVGALSVREGEATALGRLLGGAEADIAVRIRGEDLEGAYRSAQEIEARLAGVARLGNVRIGQTHGRPQYQVEVLREQAARYGIEPRLVAETVERAMRGASATEFVDFDRKIDVVVRLPDDHRFSVASLDLLRVQGVPLRELVRVREALAPSEVRREDQGRVTTVLADVVDGGLADALTAVQGALGGLVLPRGLRVEVGGENEEMRRSFRDLAFAFGLALLLVYMILAAQFESFAHPFTILTAVPLALVGALLALALTGQGLNTMSLIGMVILVGIVVNDSIVKVDFIRQARARGAPLREAILEAGRVRLRPILMTTITTVLGLLPMALGIGRGADLRAPLAIAVIGGLMLATALTLIVVPVVYAVVEGGMAARDVPVGVEADLAATPRPVGARL; this is encoded by the coding sequence GTGTCGCTTCCCCGCGGCTCGACGCGGCGTCCCGTTGCGGTGGCGATGCTCTACCTGAGCGTCGTCCTGCTCGGGCTCATCTCCTATTTCCGTCTGCCCATCGACCTCCTCCCGGACGTCAGCTATCCGCGCCTCGTGGTCTACACGTCCTATCCGGACGTGGCCCCGGCCGAGGTCGAGCGCCTCGTCACCGAGCGCATCGAAGGCCAGGCGGCGGCTGTGCCGGGTGTCGAGCGCGTCACGTCCGTGAGCCGTGAGGGCGTGAGTCTGGTGACCCTCCGCTTCGCGTGGGGGACGGACATGGACTTTGCGACGCTCGACCTGCGCGAGCGGCTGGACAACGTGCGGGATCAGCTGCCCGAGAGCGCGGCCCGGTCGCGACCGCGCATCCTGCGCGTGGATCCCGAGTCGGAGCCCATCCTGGCCTTGTCGGTGACGGGTGGGGCCGACCTCTGGCAGACCAAGGAGCTGACGGAGACGGTCGTGCGCCGCCGGCTCGAGCAGCTGGACGGCGTAGCCGAGGCGTCCGTGACCGGCGGCCTGGACCGCGAGATCCAGGTGGAGGTGGATCCCGAGCTGCTCGACGTCTACAACGTCACGCTCGAGCAGATCGCCTCCGCGCTGGCCGCTGCCAACTACAGCGCGCCGGGCGGGACCATCCTGAGGGGCCGCTATCGGTATCCGCTGCGCACGCTGGGGGAGTTCCAGACCGTCGCCGAGATCGGCGACGTGGTCGTGGCGCGCCAGCCCATCTTCGCGGATGCGGCCCGCGAGGAGCAGGCCGGCGCCCGACTCGTGCGTCTGGCCGACGTGGCCCGGGTGATCGACGGGTACTCCGACCGCGAGTCCCTCGCGCGCTACGGAGGCAGCGAGGCGGTGGGGCTTCTCGTGTTCAAGGAGTCCGGCGCCAACACCGTCTCCGTGGCCCGCGACGTGGAGACGGTGCTGACCCAGCTCCGGTCCGAGTATCCCACGTTGCGGCTCGACGTCGCCTCCACACAGGCGGCGTTCATCTCCGACTCCATCAGCAACGTCGTGCAGGCGCTCGTGCTGGGAGGCCTGTTGGCCTTCCTGGTGCTGTTCTTCTTCCTGCGCGACCCGCGCTACCCGGTGGGTGTGGCGCTGGCCATCCCCATCTCGGTCATCGGCACCTTCGCCCTCATGGAGGGATTCGACGTCTCGCTCAACATCATGAGCCTCGGTGGGCTGGCGCTCGGGGTGGGCATGCTGGTGGACAACTCGATCGTCGTGCTCGAGAACGTCTTCCGGCACCGCGAGCTGGGTGCGGCACCGGAAGAGGCCGCTGCCCTGGGCGCCGAGGAGGTCCAGGGTGCGATCACGGCGTCCACGCTCACGACCATCGCCGTGTTCGGACCCATCATCTACGTGGAAGGCGTGGCGGGTCAGCTGTTCCGCGACCTGTCGCTCACCGTCGCCTTCTCGCTCCTGATGAGCCTCCTGGTCGCCCTGACCCTCCTTCCGGCCGTCGCGGCGCGCTTCGCCGCCGGTCCGCGCGAGGCGCCCGCGCCCCGTCCCCGGCCACGCTGGCGGGAGGTCCGCGCCGCGGCCCCGGTGGGCGTCCGGGGCGTTCCGCTCCGGGCCGTCCTGGCGGCCCGCTGGGTGGGCGCCCTGCTGATCTGGGGCCTCCTCGACCGGCTGCTCCCCTTCGTGCTGGCTCTTCTCGTCTTCTGGGCCGGCCTGGTCGCCCGGCTGCTCCGTCCCCTCACCACACGTGCCTTCGCGGGCTTCGACCGCGGGTATGCCGTCTTCGAGTCCGGGTACCACCGGATCCTCGAGTCCGCTCTGGACCGGAAGGCCGTGGTGGTGGGGAGCGCGGTGGCCGGGCTGGCCGTGGCCGCCCTCGTGGGCGCGCTCCTCGACCGGGACGTGCTTCCCGATGTGGACCAGGGCAGCTTCACCGTCCACCTGGCCCTCGAACAGGGGACGAGCCTCGAGACCACGACCGAGGTGGCCTCCCAGCTGGAGCAGGCCCTCCTGGACGACCCGGACGTGGAGACCGTCTTCACGCGGGTCGGGCGTGACGTGCGCGCCTACGCCGAGAGCGACGAGGACCGCGGTCTGCACACGGCGACCCTGGACGTGCGGCTCCGTCCCGGCGCACACACGGCGGTGGTGGCCGAGCGCGCCCGCCACCCGGACCTGCCCCTCCCGGTGGGTGCGCTGTCCGTTCGGGAGGGGGAAGCGACCGCGCTGGGGCGCCTGCTCGGCGGCGCGGAGGCGGACATCGCGGTGCGGATCCGCGGGGAGGACCTGGAAGGGGCCTACCGGAGCGCCCAGGAGATCGAGGCCCGCCTGGCCGGGGTGGCCCGCCTGGGCAATGTGCGCATCGGACAGACCCACGGGCGGCCCCAGTACCAGGTCGAGGTCCTGCGCGAGCAGGCGGCCCGCTACGGCATCGAGCCGCGCCTGGTCGCCGAGACGGTGGAGCGCGCCATGCGGGGTGCGAGCGCCACGGAGTTCGTGGACTTCGATCGCAAGATCGACGTCGTGGTGCGTCTGCCGGACGACCACCGCTTCTCGGTGGCCTCGCTCGACCTGCTGCGCGTGCAGGGCGTGCCGCTCCGGGAGCTCGTGCGGGTCCGCGAGGCGCTGGCGCCGTCGGAGGTCCGGCGGGAGGACCAGGGCCGGGTGACCACCGTGCTGGCGGACGTCGTCGACGGCGGACTCGCCGACGCGCTCACGGCGGTGCAGGGTGCGCTGGGTGGCCTCGTCCTGCCGCGCGGGCTGCGTGTGGAGGTGGGGGGGGAGAACGAGGAGATGCGGCGCTCGTTCCGGGATCTGGCCTTCGCGTTCGGTCTTGCGCTCCTGCTCGTCTACATGATCCTCGCTGCCCAGTTCGAATCGTTCGCGCACCCGTTCACGATCCTGACGGCGGTGCCGTTGGCGCTCGTGGGGGCGCTGCTGGCGCTGGCGCTGACGGGGCAGGGACTCAACACCATGAGCCTGATCGGCATGGTGATCCTCGTCGGCATCGTGGTGAACGACTCCATCGTGAAGGTGGACTTCATCCGCCAGGCGCGGGCGCGGGGAGCCCCGTTGCGGGAGGCCATCCTCGAGGCCGGCCGTGTGCGCCTCCGCCCCATCCTGATGACCACCATCACCACCGTGCTGGGCCTCCTGCCCATGGCGCTCGGCATCGGTCGGGGAGCCGACCTGCGGGCGCCGCTGGCGATCGCGGTCATCGGCGGCCTCATGCTGGCCACCGCGCTCACGCTCATCGTGGTGCCCGTCGTCTACGCGGTCGTGGAGGGCGGGATGGCGGCACGGGACGTCCCGGTGGGGGTGGAGGCCGATCTGGCCGCCACGCCCCGGCCGGTCGGAGCGCGCCTGTGA
- a CDS encoding efflux RND transporter periplasmic adaptor subunit: MTFSRQTLGGFTVLLILAALTTGVYFRLRGETPEGEAAASTEETDDPTAETSASLQFSTQGAVPVVGREVRRDTLWISVTADGRAEPIREARVNALVAGEIRSVDVRESDAVGEGATLIRIDSTEYALEVARNRSEVLAAEAQYRQKILFDEEIPDPALRAERERFARSISGFDRAQVALEVAELALQRTRVRAPFAGRVADLKVVPGQFVSEGTELLTLVDLDPIKVEAQVLEKDLSLLSRGRRARVTFTALPDEVFSGTLETINPVVDPETGSARVTLHLRNPQGRIKPGMYARVSLEAQHFPDRILVPRSAVLERDGRPMLFVARPDGDILRSEWRYVTPGRENETLVEILDNPDTRMVEPGEIVLVEGHTYLIHDAVIRLEETLAPGQGRPGR, from the coding sequence ATGACGTTCTCCAGGCAGACGCTGGGCGGATTCACGGTCCTTCTCATCCTGGCCGCACTCACCACGGGCGTGTACTTCAGGTTGCGCGGGGAGACGCCCGAAGGCGAGGCTGCCGCGTCCACGGAAGAGACGGACGACCCCACCGCAGAGACCTCGGCGTCGCTCCAGTTCTCCACCCAGGGGGCCGTGCCGGTCGTGGGACGCGAGGTCCGGCGGGACACCCTGTGGATCTCGGTCACGGCGGACGGACGGGCGGAGCCCATCCGGGAGGCGCGGGTCAACGCGCTCGTGGCGGGAGAGATCCGCTCGGTGGACGTGCGCGAGAGCGACGCCGTCGGCGAGGGCGCAACGCTGATCCGGATCGACTCGACGGAGTACGCGCTCGAGGTCGCGCGCAACCGTAGCGAGGTCCTGGCGGCGGAGGCGCAGTACCGCCAGAAGATCCTGTTCGACGAGGAGATCCCCGATCCCGCCCTGCGCGCCGAGCGCGAGCGCTTCGCCCGGTCGATCAGCGGATTCGATCGCGCCCAGGTGGCGCTCGAGGTGGCCGAGCTCGCGCTGCAGCGTACCCGTGTCCGCGCCCCGTTCGCCGGGCGGGTCGCGGACCTCAAGGTCGTGCCCGGCCAGTTCGTGTCCGAGGGCACCGAGCTGCTCACGCTGGTGGACCTCGACCCCATCAAGGTGGAGGCCCAGGTCCTCGAGAAGGACCTGAGCCTCCTCTCGCGGGGTCGGCGCGCGCGGGTGACGTTCACGGCCCTCCCGGACGAGGTGTTCTCCGGCACGCTGGAGACCATCAACCCGGTCGTCGATCCCGAGACCGGCAGCGCTCGGGTCACGCTCCACCTGCGCAATCCACAAGGGCGTATCAAACCCGGCATGTACGCCCGCGTCTCGCTGGAAGCGCAGCACTTCCCGGACCGCATCCTGGTCCCACGCAGCGCCGTCCTGGAACGGGACGGACGGCCCATGCTCTTCGTGGCCCGACCCGACGGGGACATCCTCCGATCGGAGTGGCGCTACGTCACACCGGGGCGTGAGAACGAGACGCTCGTCGAGATCCTCGACAACCCGGACACGCGCATGGTCGAGCCGGGCGAGATCGTCCTGGTGGAGGGGCACACCTACCTCATCCACGACGCGGTCATCCGGTTGGAGGAGACCCTCGCGCCAGGGCAGGGGAGACCCGGCCGATGA